The following nucleotide sequence is from Erinaceus europaeus chromosome 8, mEriEur2.1, whole genome shotgun sequence.
ctgggggtggggggctgcggaCCCCGGCGCAGAGGGAGCAGTGGCTTGGagcaatttgggggggggggtgtctggaaAGGTTGCAGCGGAGGGGGCTGGGCGCAGCCACCCTGTCCGAGCAGATGTTCTTACCTCATCACCGAGCTCGTGGCGGGGCGCCAGGGCTCCTGGGACAGGTCCAAGTCCCCGCCTGGGGGTGGGAGGCGGGAATGTGGGGCGCGCAGAATCCCCCCTCCCCATTAGGGCCGGTTTTCCCGAGTGTAACGGGAGCCGCCTGGCTCCTCGGCCCAGCCCCATCTTTCCTGACCCCGGTGCTCACAGGGCGGCCTgcaccccttttttcttcttggaCACCCAGACCCTCCCACTCTTTCCCAGCCCTACTCCCCCTCCCCTAAGAGAGTTCTTGGGTCTGGACTCATCAAGGATGGAGAAGGAGGGATACGGGGTACCTGAGGGGTCTCTGCTGATGGGGTGCCTCCTTTCTCCTTATCCACCCAAGACTTTCCCTTACCGCCCCCGCCCGTCCTTGGGGACAGCGACGAAGCCTTGGGCGCTCTGGGAGGTGccttcccaccccctcctcccccgGTCGATGAGCCCTTTCCCCCAGCACCTCTGGAGGAGGAAATCTTCCCTTCCCCGCCTCCCTCCTTGGAAGAAGACGGAGGAACTGAGGGCCCCCTGCCGTCCCCGCCACAGGTAAGGAGGCCAGGGAGgggcagcccccccccaaaaaaaaaggaaggagagaggaagaaaagccaCCCTTTTCCCTGCCTGACCTGGCCCTGACTCCTGACCCTCTAGCCCAGGGAGAAGGTGAGCAGTATTGATCTGGAGATAGACTCGCTGTCCTCCCTGTTGGACGACATGACAAAGAATGATCCCTTCAAGGCCCGGGTAAGGGACAGGAGGGTAAGGGACAGGAGTGCAGAGTGCACGGGACAGGCCCGGAGCTCCAGAGGGTGCCTCCCTCCTTCCTAAtcaccttcctctccccctcgcaGGTGTCAACTGGCTATGTCCCCCCACCAGTGACCACACCTTTCATTGCCAAGCCCAGTACTAAGCCCGCAACTGGGGCTGCCGCCCCCATACCCCCCTGGAAGacccctcccagctcccagccctcGGCCCCAGTACAGCCACAGAGCCAGCCCCAGCATCgggtccagccccagcccctggccccccggCCGGCCAAGCCTCAGGTCcagccccccacccagcaccagcCTGTAACTCTGGCTCCCAGCCAGCCTCGAGGACCCCCAGCCCCATCTCCAGCTCCGAAGTTTGCTCCGGTGACCCCCAAGTTTACTCCGGTAGCTTCCAAGTTCAGCCCGGGAGGAGGCCCAGCTGGACCCGGGGTCCAGCCACACCTGAAGCAGGGGCCCCCGGAAGCTCCCTCGCCCACTGACGCAGGCTCTCCGCAGCCCCCCAACTTCACGTATGCTCAGCAGAGGGAGAAGCCCCGGgtgcaggagaagcagcagcctgTGCCCACACCACCAGCTCCCAGCCAGAACCAGGTGAGGGAGGATGCCaggacccgggggggggggtaggggtagggggggAGACCAGGGTGTCTGGGTGGGGCTGGGCAAGTGGGGCGCATGTGGGGGTGGCAGGACATGGCTTTGGGTCTAGGCCTGGGCTGATGACTGCAGAAAGCTCTTGCGGGGGAGGGCTGGtaggggtgtggggtctgggacTGGGAGGACGCTGGAAGTGGGGGAGCACCGGCTTTGAATTAGATCTGGCACCCCTCCCCTTGCCCCCAGCTTCAGAGCTGTGAATGCAGAGGAATGAGGTCACCCATCCAGTCTCATTTCTTCCCCATTCCCACATTCTTAGTTAACTTCCCTCCTGCCTCCCTCTGGCAATGATAAGAGTGGCTGCCTGCTCAAACAATGGGTGAACCAGCCTGACTGGAGAACCCAGCACtgtgcagagtgtgtgtgtgtgtgtgtgttcgttccTGAGGATAAGGAATCTGGGGAAgagatctctttctctcacagagCTTAAGGAAGGCCTCTGCTGGGCCCAGGATAGAATTCCCGATCATGTGACCCTAGGCGACTCAGGTGAACTTTGAGCCTTTCAACTTTCCCTTAAACTGAAAACAGAGCTTCCAAATGGAAACCTTTGGAAGATGAGCCTCGGGTTGGAAGAACTCAGCCTTCAAGTCAACTGATAGCACGGGCGTCTAGAGATGCCAGTGTGTGTCTGTGGAATCTGGGGTCACAGGGACACCCGAAAGAGAAGGTGTCAGAGGTTGCTGGCATGCCTAGAAAGATGGGTGGGGTGGAGGAATCAGGAAAGGAGGTGGGAAGGAAGGGCCTTTGGGTGGGTAGCTTGGAAAGTCTAAACTTGAGGGAGAAGATGAGGGAAACTcgagggaaatagggagatagGATGGAGTCCTCCCTGGGCTTTGAGTAGGTGTGCAGCCAGGCTTTTGGAAGTCTGGGGAAGGTTTTCCCAGCCCGTGTAGTTCATTCCTGGAGGTGGGAGCCGATGCCTGCCTGTTTCAAAGGAAGCACCCACCGGACACAGCAGCTGATAAGCAgttggtggggagtgaggggggagGAGTTGAAAACGTGCCCGACTGGGTGTGTTGGGGAATGTCTGCGTGTTGCTGACAAAATAGAGAAGTCCTGGAGGGGAAATGGCGacgggaaggggtggggggggtgaggaggggcCCCGGCTGTCAGCATGTTGAGCAACTGGCTCTCCTGGAGGACAGTGGTCAGCTGGACGTGTCACTCAGTTAGAAAAGGGAGACCAGGTgtcagggaggggctgggaccTGAGGTGTGACATGTGTGGCTGTTGTGCTCAAGAATATGACCTGGGGCAGGAGTAGACTGGTTGAACCTGGGGCAGGAGGAGCAAAGGGGTCTGGGAAGAGTCTGGGGGGTGATCTTGGTGACCAGGTGGGCTAGGGGAGCGGAACCCACAAAGAGGACGGAAGAATGTGGGCAGGAGAAGAGGAGATGCCTAGGGAGTTGGGGGCGGGAACTAAGGATTGGAGAAGATGAACTTCCAGTAAAGGCAGAGATCTGATGAGGAAGAAGGACTAGGTAGGTGGCTATGGGGACACACTGAAGgaactgagtgagtgagtgagtgctgAGAAAGTGGAGAAGTTGGCTGGGAGCTGCAGGTctaaggggaggagaagggagtgtgagtgtgtggtgggtacgagtgtgtgtggtgtgtgattgTGTGACGTGTATGTGCTGGGTTTGGGTGTGTCTACGTATCGTGTGGTGGGTGTGAGTGAGTGATGAGTGCAGTGTGTGAGTGTTAGTATGAGTGTGGTGTGCAAGTGTGGTGTATGTGAAGGAGAGTGTACCTGAGGGTAtgaatgtgtatatgtgtgtggtgTTTTTGTGGGTGTGGGTGTTGAGTGTGTGGTGGGATAAGTGGTCTATGTGAAAAAGTGAAGATGTGTCAATGTGTACTTTAGTGTGTGGTGGGGTGAATGGGCGTGTACATGTGGGTATGAGTGTGGTGTGAGTAGTGGACTGTGAGTACTAGGAGTGTTTGGTGTGAGTGTGGCATGTATGTGGTGGGAATgaatggtgtgtgtggtgtgtgactgGTGTGAAGtgatgtgagtgtgtggtgtgtgactgGTGTGAAGTGTGAGTGTGGTGTGCATGTGGTGGgagtgagtggtgtgtgtgtctaaTGTGTGTGACTAAGTTTTGTGAAGTGGTGAGTGTGGAGCTTCAGTGTGTGGTGTGCCTGTGGTAGGTGGGTGTGTGGTGGTGAGCGTCAAGTGTGGACtctgatgagtgtgtgtgtgtgtgtgtgtgtgtatggattgTGAGGGTATGTGGGAGGTGTTCAGTGTATGAGTGTGTGGTAGGTGAAATTAAGTGTGTGGAGTGTGGACTGTGAGTGTGATATGTgtggtgtatatgtgtgtgtatgtgtttcagAACAGGGGAGGCGGGCTCAGGAGTGTCGGAGGCCTACGGAGGAAGGGCAGCCGGGGTGGACACTGCCGTCGGAGTCCAGGGCTGTCCAGAGGAGAGCATGGTGATCCCATACCTGGGGCATTCCCAGACAGGACAGTCTTCTGAGGAGAGAGCCACGGTGAGGGAAACTTGCTGGCTGGCTTCCGTCTCCTCAGTTCTGTAGGAGATGAGGTCATCAGTGGGCTCGACCTCCACTGAGGGGGCGAAGCAGTTGGGGCTTCAGGAGCTGGCAAGGTTTGACACAGCTGCTGTGggaggctcctggcagccacaggAGCCAAATGCCAGATGCCTGAAGGCCTCAGAGGGAGGAGGGCGGGCCTGATGGTGTGCCTGCAGCAGTTTTGTGAACTCACTCTGCAGTGCTTAGTAATCTGGCCACCTAATTTCTGCATCTCAGAGGCAGAAACAGGAAGCGGGGTGTGGCGTATGTGACCCCAGGGTTGTGATTGGACCAGATAAGCCATGACAACTGAAGCAGGGagatgatagtttttttttattatttttaaaaattttttaatatttattcattcacttttgttgcccttgttgttttattgttgtagttactgatgtcatcattgttggataagacagagaaatggagagaggagggggagacagagaggtggagagaaagatagacatctgcagacttgcttcactgcttgtgaagcgactcccctgcaggtggggagctggggctcgaactgggttccttagccggtccttgtgcttggcgccacctgcgcttaacccgctgagctacagcccaactcctgagaTGACAGTTTTAAGGGCCTTTTAGAAAGAGATGGTCGGGGGTTCGGGCTGGGGAAGCCAGCCAGGGGcatccaccaccacccaggcgGAGCTGAGCAGCTCTGTCCAGTGGGTGTGATGGGAAGAGAAGGCCATGTTGGGCTCTGGAGTTGAGACTGGAAGCTCTCAAGTCCATGGTGGAGCCTTGGTGTTGTGGATGCTGAGGCCTGAGCTCTGTGTGTTGAAGCTGTGACAGCCATGCCTCGGGCAGAGTGACTGGCAAGGACACCCTTGGTGAGCTGGTGTCTCTGAACATTTCAGGCTTTGTCGGAGGAGGCAGGAGACTGCGAAGAAAGTGACaaaactctgggtggggggagccCAGGGATCTGCTTCTGGGGCACACGGCAtggtctggggtgggggacagaaCTGAAGAGACAGGGCTGTGATGTTGCAGGAGGAAACATATGGGACATTCTGTGACAATGTCCTGGGTGGAAATGGACCTTGACTTCTTGTCCCAGCATCTCGTGGGCATGTGGGTGAGGACCAGCTGGCTGGCACTTCGCATCACCCGTTTCCAGCTCTCGGATCCCCTGCGATTTTTAGGAGGGATGCTTCTCTGAGGCCTCCTAGGGAGGGAGTGGACACAGGAGACCCTCTTGAGGGGGGCCCTGAGGGAACTGGGCTCCTGCACACTGGTTCTGGGGTTTAACCTCTGCCCCCCAACTGTGTTGTATCCGCACGCTCACAGGGCTGCTCAGCAGTTGGCGGGACGGGTAGGTGTGCGCGAGTGGGGTGAGTGCCTCCTCGAGGGGCCGTGCCCCAGCATGCTCTGTGGAGTTGGTGTGTGGCCTGGTGTGTTCGGTGCTTCCGTGGCCTCAGCTGCTGCTGTGTGCGTGGCCTTTGTCCGCTCCGCTGCGTGGTCGTTCTGGCTTGTCTGTGACTGcccagggtgggtgggtggggagccaaGTGGGTGGAAGGGCCTCCCTTAACCTGTCTTAATGGGGTGCTAGGAAGAGAGGAACTTTCAGGGTGGAGCTGGGGCACCTGGGAAATGGGAAGTGGGAGTTTCTCAGAAGGAGGTGGGTCAGCTGGGCAGGAAAGGTCCTGGCAGTGGGTACCCCTCCAGAGAGTGTGACCACCATGCTGGGTTTCAGGCCCGCTTGCCTGGGGCCCCGGGACCTCTGACgctgaaggaggtggaggagctgGAGCAGCTGACCCAGCAGCTGATGCAGGACATGGAGCACCCGCAGAGGCAGAGCGTGGCCGTCAGCGGTGAGCCCACCCCCTGGGGCCCCTCGCACACCCACTGGCTCTGGGACGGAGGGTCACCATACTCACTTCCGGACCAGCCCCAGACAGCACTGACCCGACCTCTGCATCATCTGTGACTGGAAACATTCCTACCACACACAGACAACACACCACAGACATACTTTGCCTACTCTCtactccaccacacacacacacacacacacacacacacacacacacacactacatacaCCCCCCCACactacatacatacacaccacacTACATATACACACCACactacatacacacaccacactacatacacacaccacacacacctcacactacatacacacactacatacacacacaccacacactacaTACACACCCCACACCTAGATACTCCACATAAACATATTCCACactacaccatacccaccactctCAGATATTTCACATAGACTTAACACAGATACACACCTAGCCACACATGCACATGTGctctacacacacacccccacccagaTACACCAGATATTCCACATACAGACATAGCACACACAAGCTACACACCTAACCGCTACATagacataccacacacacacacacacacacacaccatatactcCACATATACCCATcccccacacaaacacatatataacacacacattacacacCCAACCATACACACACCATGTTCCACATAAACCCCCCACTCgtgctccctcccccacccagatATCACCACAGACATGTGGCACATAGGCACAGCGTACACACATGCTACCCACCCAGCAAGGACCCTGTCCCTGCTGACTGCTCTCCTCTGGTCCTGCAGAGTCCTGCGGCCACTGCCATCAGCCTCTGGCCCGTGCCCAGCCCGCAGTCCGTGCCCTGGGGCAGCTCTTCCACATCACCTGCTTCACCTGCCACCAGTGTGGGCAGCAGCTCCAGGGACAGCAGTTCTACAGCCTCGAGGGGGCGCCGTACTGTGAGGCCTGCTACACTGTGAGTCTGagtggtggggggaaggagacagccTGGACTGGGGCCCCACCTGCCCTGTGGGGCTGCCAccagggccccccccccccacctccctctgcTGCCCCCGCAGGACACCCTGGAGAAGTGCAACACATGTGGGCAGCCCATCACGGAGCGAATGCTGAGGGCCACGGGCAAGGCCTACCACCCCCAGTGCTTCACCTGTGTGGTGTGTGCCTGCCCCCTGGAGGGCACCTCCTTCATCGTGGACCAGGCCAATCGGCCCCACTGCGTCCCCGACTACCACAAGTGAGCCCTCCACCTCCCAAACCCCACAACAACTTCTGGGCTCTCTGGGTACCTGCCTGACCCCAAGCCagtctgaagccctgctttagcaTTCCTTAAAGAAAACTGAAGCTTTCGCTTAGTGTtttatagggctggggagacaacagaatggttatgcaaatgaccttTAAATCTGAGGCTTTAAACTCCAGGGCTCaatcaatttccagcaccacacataagccagagctaagcagtgctctcgcaagggggaaattttttttttttttaaattaactttctaCTCAAGAgacagaactcaagagggaagaagaagataaggagagagaaaggggctcggcagtggtgcacctggttaagtatacacattacagtgtgcaaggatctgggttcaagcccccggtccccacctgtagggggaaagcttcacaagtggtgaagcagaactgcaggtgtctctcaccctttctatcacACTTCCCTATTATTTTCTGTTCTAGCAAGTAAAATAAGGTTAAAAAGttgtttctctttaaaaaaaaaaaaaagagagacacttagcactgtttcactgcctgtgaagcttcccccctgcaggtggggacctgggccttaaacctgggtccttgtgcactgtaatatgtgtactctattggctgtgtcactgccaggcccctggccTAGCTTTCTGACCCACATTCTGTATATAGACACCAGAGACCATTGTATTTGAACTTGGTTGTCCAGTGGGCAGCTTGTCTTGCTTCTGACTGGTCCTCAGACCTCTTGGTCCTTGGTTAGCCAAGGTTTCTGTTGAGTGACTTCATCTCACATCAGACCAGGCTCTAAAAGGACCTTCTGAGGTCACCAGAGCTCTTTGGGGCAAGGGTTTCCTTCTGGAAGCAAGGCTTTCATGAGGCTGCTTCTCAGGCTGGGGCTAGATCTCTTCACGCAGCTGTGTTGGCTAGTCTGGCTCCCTCCTTCcactggtggtgtgtgtgtgaggacatCACATTCTTCTGCCCCAGTGGGTGGAGGTTCAGGGAGACAAGATCGGAAACTGGAGAAAGGGCCTCGCTGAGTGTGCTTTCTGCTAAGAGCTGCAGTGAGTGTGCAGAAACTGAGGGCAGGGTTCCAGCACTTGGGGAGAGAGGGACCAGCACAGCCTATCTTAgatctttttatctttccttaaaaaaatttttatttgtggtccgggaggtggcacagtggataaggcattggactctcaaacatgaggtcctgagttcaatccccggcagcacatgtaccagagtgatgtctggttctttctctctctcctatcatttctcatgaatcagtaaataaaatttaaaaaaattatttatggggccagatggtggtgcacacatcacagtgctcaaggtcctgggttcaaggcacctggtccccatctgcagggggaaaactttaagaGTGGTCAAGtggggatgtaggtgtctctcagtctctttccttctctctacctccttctcagtttttgttgattcaataaataaataatgtattttaaaaattatttgggatagagacaacagaaattgatagaagaagaggtagggagagatccacctgcagccctgcttcacctctcctgaaacttaccccctgcaggcgtgttccaggggcttgaacttgggtcctagggcactgtaatgtgtgcacttaaccaggtgtactccctcctggcccctatttatttttcaaggtttgtttactgtgtgtggggggggtggacagagaaagaggaggaaagcacTGCCTAGCTCTGGGATATGGTGTGGCGTCACAGAGATGGAACCTTGCACTCGctggcttcacacacacacaggtgctgttgcaggctgagctgtctccttgGCTTCAGTTGTACTTCCTTCCCCTGACTTGCTTCTGCCCCCCTTGGATGGTCATGGCTGCTACCAGTCCGCGAAGCCCCCCGCCTCACCCCACACTGACGCCTAGCCTACTTTCCCGTGCAGGCAGTACGCCCCCAGATGCTCTGTGTGCGCAGAGCCAATCATGCCCGAGCCGGGCAAGGAGGAGACCGTGCGTGTGGTCGCACTGGACAAGAACTTCCACATGAGGTGCTACAGGTGTGAGGTAGGCCACCCGGAGGAGGGGGTGGGTAGGGCTCGCTGctgcctggaggggagtcactggGCTCCTAGATGCTTCATCACTGTAGGGAAGAGGGCGGTGTGGGATTGCATTGTTGTGTCCAGAAAGGCAAGAGATGAGGTTCTATTCTGGGGAGCTAGTGAGTTTAAAGGAGGAAAGGGGTCAAAGTCAGGGCCTGATGGCTTGTGTACCGGGCAGGGCacttgccttgccatgcatgtggcctgggtttgagccccagcaccatatgggaatgCTGTGGTACCAGAGGAAGCTCGGGAGCTTagcgtctctctctttcttctgagTGTCATACTTGAACAGCGCAGCTAGTTAGGCACATACATTTTAATGCAcagggacgcaggttcaagcttctggtttccacctgcagggagaaagcttgcaAGTaactaagcaggtctgcagctctctctgtgtccccctccactctcaatttctctctctccatccagtaataaaaagaaataaatgtgatGGGAGAAGAGACCAGAATGGAGGTTTTGGGGTGGGAGAGGGTCCCTTGGGGGTAGGCATTTTAACAGTTATCCATCCTGGTACAGGACAGGACCCGGAGGCTTTAAAAGGTA
It contains:
- the ZYX gene encoding zyxin isoform X1; this encodes MAAPRPPPAISVSVSAPAFYAPQKKFGPVVAPKPKVNPFRAGDSEPAPAAGAQRAQMGRVGEIPPPPPEDFPLPPPPVLGDSDEALGALGGAFPPPPPPVDEPFPPAPLEEEIFPSPPPSLEEDGGTEGPLPSPPQPREKVSSIDLEIDSLSSLLDDMTKNDPFKARVSTGYVPPPVTTPFIAKPSTKPATGAAAPIPPWKTPPSSQPSAPVQPQSQPQHRVQPQPLAPRPAKPQVQPPTQHQPVTLAPSQPRGPPAPSPAPKFAPVTPKFTPVASKFSPGGGPAGPGVQPHLKQGPPEAPSPTDAGSPQPPNFTYAQQREKPRVQEKQQPVPTPPAPSQNQARLPGAPGPLTLKEVEELEQLTQQLMQDMEHPQRQSVAVSESCGHCHQPLARAQPAVRALGQLFHITCFTCHQCGQQLQGQQFYSLEGAPYCEACYTDTLEKCNTCGQPITERMLRATGKAYHPQCFTCVVCACPLEGTSFIVDQANRPHCVPDYHKQYAPRCSVCAEPIMPEPGKEETVRVVALDKNFHMRCYRCEDCGKPLSIEADDNGCFPLDGHVLCRKCHTVRAQT
- the ZYX gene encoding zyxin isoform X2; translated protein: MAAPRPPPAISVSVSAPAFYAPQKKFGPVVAPKPKVNPFRAGDSEPAPAAGAQRAQMGRVGEIPPPPPEDFPLPPPPVLGDSDEALGALGGAFPPPPPPVDEPFPPAPLEEEIFPSPPPSLEEDGGTEGPLPSPPQPREKVSSIDLEIDSLSSLLDDMTKNDPFKARPPNFTYAQQREKPRVQEKQQPVPTPPAPSQNQARLPGAPGPLTLKEVEELEQLTQQLMQDMEHPQRQSVAVSESCGHCHQPLARAQPAVRALGQLFHITCFTCHQCGQQLQGQQFYSLEGAPYCEACYTDTLEKCNTCGQPITERMLRATGKAYHPQCFTCVVCACPLEGTSFIVDQANRPHCVPDYHKQYAPRCSVCAEPIMPEPGKEETVRVVALDKNFHMRCYRCEDCGKPLSIEADDNGCFPLDGHVLCRKCHTVRAQT
- the ZYX gene encoding zyxin isoform X3 — its product is MAAPRPPPAISVSVSAPAFYAPQKKFGPVVAPKPKVNPFRAGDSEPAPAAGAQRAQMGRVGEIPPPPPEDFPLPPPPVLGDSDEALGALGGAFPPPPPPVDEPFPPAPLEEEIFPSPPPSLEEDGGTEGPLPSPPQPPNFTYAQQREKPRVQEKQQPVPTPPAPSQNQARLPGAPGPLTLKEVEELEQLTQQLMQDMEHPQRQSVAVSESCGHCHQPLARAQPAVRALGQLFHITCFTCHQCGQQLQGQQFYSLEGAPYCEACYTDTLEKCNTCGQPITERMLRATGKAYHPQCFTCVVCACPLEGTSFIVDQANRPHCVPDYHKQYAPRCSVCAEPIMPEPGKEETVRVVALDKNFHMRCYRCEDCGKPLSIEADDNGCFPLDGHVLCRKCHTVRAQT